In Flavobacterium sp., a single window of DNA contains:
- a CDS encoding metallophosphoesterase, which produces MNLKFTSPIIILFIILFNHTILPQNSKNLNGVQVAFLSDVHLQDLFGTFSDNDFKGVLNTKTGKYTLIRTMASQLHSTRIFNENYFAFIAALEDIAKRKIKYVALPGDYTDDGQPIHVRGLKKILDQYQKKYGIEFFITTGNHDPVGPFAQESGKEDFLGKEGKSQPIFSKDGMYKPNMNIEQPVVITADIAKMGYLGITNNLQNFGFYPNKKYKFWATPFSTYNSQNYNYKKAVEASQLNKRVYNVAPGFEVPDVSYVVEPIDGLWLMAIDGNVYIPKKIDGDPKDPKNYSEASTGYNNVLSNKKHLIKWVQDISAEAKLRGKTLVAFSHFPMIDFNDDASAEIKELLGPNKWQLNRVPVEEVAQVFADAGLKIHFGGHMHINDTGLRTTAKGNTLVNIQTPSLAAYIPAYKLLTIKKDNLVDIQTITIDEVKGFDELFDLYKMEYQFLQSQNAKDIWNIDILKTKNYHDFTDFHLKELVRLRFLSDDWPSAFKDFILNVSAQDLLVLANIQSDKDFDFILKNKSQFQKEWNEAETKSEQTLTQNNLKKEDFNWTGNDLLIDFYRFRSADELALADVGEKRVAAYKIVSKLFLDSKEEASKPLQNQMKLFVTIFNKFMHEVPADHFTVDLKTGAVKSLK; this is translated from the coding sequence ATGAATTTAAAATTTACTTCCCCAATAATTATACTCTTTATAATCCTTTTCAATCATACAATTTTACCCCAGAATTCAAAGAATTTAAACGGAGTTCAGGTCGCTTTTTTATCAGATGTTCACCTTCAGGATTTGTTTGGTACGTTTTCTGATAATGATTTTAAAGGTGTTTTGAATACCAAAACAGGAAAATATACGTTAATAAGAACGATGGCCTCGCAGTTACATTCGACGAGAATTTTCAATGAAAATTATTTTGCCTTCATCGCCGCTCTTGAAGATATTGCAAAAAGAAAGATAAAATACGTAGCACTTCCGGGTGATTACACCGATGACGGACAGCCGATACACGTACGCGGATTGAAGAAAATTTTAGATCAGTACCAAAAAAAATATGGTATTGAATTTTTTATAACCACCGGAAATCATGATCCGGTTGGACCATTTGCTCAGGAATCGGGAAAAGAAGATTTTTTAGGAAAAGAAGGAAAAAGCCAACCCATTTTTAGCAAAGACGGCATGTATAAGCCAAACATGAATATCGAACAGCCAGTTGTCATAACAGCCGATATTGCTAAAATGGGTTATTTAGGCATTACAAATAATCTGCAAAACTTCGGGTTTTATCCGAACAAAAAATACAAATTCTGGGCAACACCTTTTTCGACTTATAATTCTCAGAACTACAATTATAAAAAAGCAGTCGAAGCTTCTCAATTAAATAAAAGAGTTTATAATGTTGCACCCGGATTTGAAGTTCCGGATGTGAGTTATGTCGTAGAGCCAATCGACGGACTTTGGCTTATGGCAATTGACGGAAATGTTTATATTCCGAAGAAAATTGATGGCGATCCAAAAGATCCTAAAAATTATTCGGAAGCAAGCACAGGTTATAATAATGTACTTTCAAATAAAAAGCATCTCATTAAATGGGTTCAGGATATTTCGGCAGAAGCCAAACTTCGCGGAAAAACTTTAGTTGCTTTCAGCCATTTTCCAATGATCGATTTTAATGATGACGCTTCTGCAGAAATAAAAGAATTATTAGGTCCGAATAAATGGCAGTTAAACAGAGTTCCGGTTGAAGAAGTAGCGCAGGTTTTTGCCGATGCGGGTTTGAAAATTCATTTTGGAGGACACATGCACATTAATGATACAGGATTACGCACGACAGCAAAAGGCAATACTTTGGTTAATATTCAAACGCCGTCGCTTGCGGCTTATATTCCGGCTTATAAATTATTGACGATTAAAAAAGATAATCTGGTAGATATTCAAACTATTACAATTGATGAGGTTAAAGGATTTGATGAACTTTTTGATTTGTATAAAATGGAATATCAGTTTTTACAAAGTCAAAATGCAAAAGACATTTGGAATATCGATATTCTTAAAACCAAAAATTACCACGATTTTACCGATTTCCATTTGAAAGAATTAGTCCGTTTGAGATTTTTATCAGACGATTGGCCTTCTGCTTTTAAGGATTTTATTCTGAATGTTTCTGCTCAGGATTTATTGGTTTTAGCTAATATTCAATCGGATAAAGATTTTGATTTTATTCTGAAAAACAAATCTCAATTTCAAAAAGAATGGAACGAAGCCGAAACGAAATCGGAGCAAACTTTAACCCAAAATAATCTCAAAAAAGAAGATTTTAACTGGACAGGAAATGATCTTTTAATTGACTTTTACCGTTTTAGAAGTGCTGATGAACTGGCTCTTGCCGATGTTGGAGAAAAGCGTGTTGCGGCTTATAAAATTGTATCAAAACTATTTTTAGATTCTAAAGAAGAAGCTTCAAAACCTTTGCAAAATCAGATGAAGTTATTTGTTACAATCTTTAATAAATTCATGCATGAAGTTCCCGCAGATCATTTTACTGTTGATTTGAAAACGGGTGCAGTTAAGAGTTTAAAGTAA
- a CDS encoding glycosyl hydrolase family 18 protein codes for MKNNYRRMLQKCMIILVLGLFNFAAAQQKKVIAYIPNWIDLNAFSSTIQYSKLTHINIAFENPDANGYLSFNSGSNSIINAAHAQNIKVFVSLGGGAISEGGAIRDNYFNLITPANRTAFIQKLYDYVVAHNFDGIDVDLEGPAINGDYGGFVIALANKLHANGKLISAALSEGYGGANVPASTFAAYDWINIMAYDATGPWQPNNPGQHSPYSMAVNQFNYWTGRGLPASKAIIGLPFYGYGFGASANQGISYANIVAQYPGAENQDQVGNTIYYNGIPTIKAKTTFAIQNAGGVMIWELSQDATGSKSLLTAINQVITGSNPPGTGTLIQAESYNTMSGVQTEATTDTGGGLNVGYCDTGDWMAYYNVNFPTSGNYVIEYRVASAVNGARISSDLNAGSIQLGAINVPNTGGWQNWQTISQTVNVNAGTYNFGIYIQASGPNINWFRITKSASGLAAKSAAPAAETPADIASVTIYPNPTEETLFFSSEVSGANVSVINSEGGATVSSQTVNNNSIDVSSLKKGIYLISLEKDGIKTVRRFIKK; via the coding sequence ATGAAAAACAATTACCGAAGAATGCTGCAGAAATGCATGATTATTTTAGTGTTGGGTCTTTTTAATTTTGCTGCAGCTCAGCAGAAAAAAGTGATAGCCTACATTCCAAACTGGATAGACTTGAATGCTTTTTCGAGTACCATTCAGTACAGTAAATTAACGCACATCAATATTGCGTTCGAAAATCCTGATGCCAACGGATATTTGAGTTTTAATTCCGGAAGCAATTCTATTATCAATGCTGCACACGCTCAAAACATTAAAGTTTTTGTTTCCCTTGGTGGAGGTGCGATTTCAGAAGGCGGAGCCATTCGCGACAATTATTTTAATTTAATTACACCTGCAAACAGAACAGCTTTTATTCAAAAACTTTACGACTACGTTGTGGCGCACAACTTTGACGGAATCGACGTAGATTTAGAAGGACCTGCAATCAATGGCGATTACGGAGGATTTGTTATCGCTCTGGCTAATAAATTACATGCCAATGGTAAACTGATCTCAGCAGCGCTTTCAGAAGGATATGGTGGTGCAAATGTACCTGCATCTACTTTTGCGGCTTACGACTGGATCAATATCATGGCATACGATGCAACTGGACCATGGCAGCCAAATAACCCTGGACAACATTCTCCATACAGCATGGCTGTAAATCAATTTAATTACTGGACAGGAAGAGGTTTACCGGCAAGCAAAGCCATTATCGGATTACCATTTTACGGATACGGTTTTGGAGCTTCTGCTAATCAGGGAATTTCTTATGCTAATATTGTAGCGCAATATCCGGGAGCAGAAAATCAGGATCAGGTTGGAAACACAATTTATTATAACGGAATTCCAACCATCAAAGCAAAAACAACTTTTGCGATTCAAAACGCAGGCGGAGTTATGATTTGGGAATTATCTCAGGATGCAACAGGTTCTAAATCTTTACTTACAGCCATTAATCAGGTTATTACAGGAAGCAATCCTCCGGGAACGGGAACTTTAATTCAGGCTGAAAGTTACAACACAATGAGCGGTGTTCAGACAGAAGCGACTACTGATACAGGCGGAGGATTAAATGTTGGATATTGTGATACAGGAGACTGGATGGCCTATTACAACGTAAATTTTCCAACTTCAGGAAATTATGTTATTGAATACAGAGTAGCAAGTGCTGTGAACGGAGCAAGAATTTCTTCTGATTTAAATGCAGGAAGCATCCAGCTTGGAGCGATTAATGTACCGAATACAGGAGGTTGGCAAAACTGGCAGACTATTTCTCAAACCGTAAATGTAAATGCAGGAACGTATAACTTCGGAATTTACATTCAGGCTTCAGGACCAAACATTAACTGGTTTAGAATCACTAAATCGGCTTCAGGTTTAGCAGCAAAATCAGCAGCTCCGGCGGCAGAAACCCCTGCAGATATTGCAAGTGTTACTATTTATCCAAACCCAACAGAAGAAACGCTTTTCTTTAGTTCAGAAGTTTCTGGAGCAAATGTAAGCGTTATCAATTCTGAAGGCGGCGCAACAGTTTCTTCTCAAACTGTAAACAACAACAGCATCGACGTTTCTAGTCTGAAAAAAGGAATTTACCTAATTTCATTAGAAAAAGATGGAATCAAAACGGTAAGACGTTTTATTAAAAAATAA
- a CDS encoding phosphatidylinositol-specific phospholipase C1-like protein, which translates to MKQILFALLFAGTIQLSQAQNDDLKINQIQVIGSHNSYRHNIEPDLYNFIQAKDTTRSLKGLQYTHISITDQLNMGLRQLEIDVQGDVKGGKFTHPKGLDLVKPQEAYDPNGEMKKPGFKVFHMIDIDFRTSCYTLQNCLAELKKWSDANADHVPVFITLEPKDDDSFLGTKAEKFTTELFDALDKELRKGLGNKLITPDMVRGKYKTLEEAVLNNNWPTLKKAKGKFLFILDNNGAKRDLYALNHPSLKGRAVFINAEPGKPEASTIFRNNPEDASITDLVKKGYIIRTRADADTKEARANDYTHFNAAKTSGAQIITTDYYLPSTFFNSPYQIKYDDGTYVRVDPVNGN; encoded by the coding sequence ATGAAACAAATTTTGTTTGCATTGCTTTTTGCGGGGACAATACAATTGAGTCAGGCGCAAAATGACGACTTAAAAATCAACCAAATTCAAGTTATTGGCTCGCATAACAGTTACCGTCACAATATCGAGCCGGATTTATACAATTTTATTCAGGCAAAAGATACTACGCGTTCTTTAAAAGGTTTACAATACACACACATTTCTATTACAGATCAATTAAATATGGGTTTGCGCCAATTAGAAATTGATGTTCAGGGCGATGTAAAAGGTGGAAAATTTACACATCCAAAAGGGCTTGATCTTGTAAAACCGCAGGAAGCTTACGACCCGAATGGAGAAATGAAAAAACCGGGATTTAAAGTTTTTCATATGATTGATATTGATTTTAGAACTTCTTGTTACACACTCCAAAACTGTCTTGCAGAACTAAAAAAATGGTCTGACGCAAATGCTGACCACGTTCCGGTTTTTATTACATTAGAGCCAAAAGACGATGATAGTTTTTTAGGTACAAAAGCTGAGAAATTTACAACTGAACTTTTTGATGCTTTAGACAAAGAACTTCGTAAAGGTTTAGGAAATAAACTAATTACGCCAGACATGGTTCGCGGCAAATACAAAACGCTTGAAGAAGCTGTGCTAAACAACAACTGGCCAACGCTGAAAAAAGCAAAAGGAAAATTCTTGTTTATTCTGGATAATAATGGTGCAAAAAGAGATTTATATGCCTTAAACCATCCATCTTTAAAAGGACGTGCCGTTTTCATCAACGCCGAACCTGGAAAACCGGAAGCTTCAACGATTTTTAGAAATAATCCTGAAGATGCTTCTATTACTGATTTAGTTAAAAAAGGCTACATCATAAGAACCAGAGCCGATGCTGATACTAAAGAAGCGAGAGCTAATGATTATACGCATTTCAACGCAGCCAAAACTTCTGGAGCACAAATCATCACTACAGATTATTATCTTCCGAGTACTTTCTTTAATTCTCCTTATCAAATTAAATATGATGACGGAACTTATGTGAGAGTTGATCCAGTTAATGGTAATTAA
- a CDS encoding RICIN domain-containing protein: MKNNYRFRLSLLLILAFGYFATAQTSLGSSKTFLNKIKNELTSSATAKGTEKTILLQAANSKSFNGKINYKESNASSEFLIGEIKNIAESSFYIKVKDQSLEGHIILKKTREAYKYYSDAKGNAFVSKVDINSLVCIDYKNVPSNTNTAGKTAAAAEIAPALLNLQSLPGAAGCVLLDFDGYYMPAGNLWNNGNAINAAPSGMSDAAVQQHWEVVSEDYRPFNLNVTTSESVFNSYPKNRRMRVVVTPTNTAAPGAGGVAYIGSFNWDNDVPCWVFITSGKSGGDASSHEVGHTFDLGHDGRTNPAEDYFLGLDGTSYAPIMGAGYYRPVVQWSKGEYNYANNLQDDVAIIASSKFGVGYRGDDYGNNIASAATLDYNGSGQINQKNGIISSEADYDFFSFTTGGGNVVINANTVSRDGNLHLLMRLYNSSGTEIGTFWNSDPFALNATLNANLSAGRYYVGVDGTGAGNVGSGGYSAYGSIGSYSITGTIPPGGNISPSTDVITVYKDCNYTGFSGGLTIGDYNLARLNSLGVLNDDISSLRITQGYQAILYQDDNFTGASTVINSDNSCLNTTWNDKVSSIRVIANGVTTLGNQTFFLQNRNSGLYMDVWNASMTNGAGINQGALNSGNNQKFTLTHLGDGMYKIIANHSGQSMDVNNFNKANGARVEQYPYNGTTNQQFILVSTGDGFYKIVARHSGRIVEVAGASTATGAIVQQWDNNNQTCGQWKLIATTTSQTSTLIQAEDYSAMSGIQVEATTDTGGGSNVGYTETGDWLAYNNINFPTTGSYLIEYRVASAVTGGKLSSDLNAGAILLGNVDIPNTGGWQNWQTVTQTVNVNAGTYNFGIYIQNTGMNINWIRITKVGAGAPAAVIAEEKIEDSVLNVYPNPVSETLFFTNDVSGGNIKVVDSQTGNVVSSQKINDNSLNVSQLRQGIYFVVFEKDGKQTIKRFIKK, translated from the coding sequence ATGAAAAATAATTACAGATTTCGGTTAAGTTTACTCTTGATTTTAGCTTTTGGATATTTTGCCACGGCGCAGACTTCTTTAGGTTCAAGTAAAACATTTTTAAATAAAATAAAAAATGAATTAACTTCTTCCGCCACAGCAAAAGGAACAGAAAAAACAATTTTACTTCAGGCAGCCAATTCCAAAAGTTTTAACGGAAAAATTAATTACAAGGAATCAAATGCATCAAGCGAATTTTTGATTGGAGAAATTAAAAATATTGCAGAATCATCTTTTTATATAAAAGTAAAAGACCAATCTCTTGAAGGTCATATTATTTTAAAGAAAACCAGAGAAGCCTATAAATATTATTCTGATGCAAAAGGAAATGCTTTTGTTTCAAAAGTTGATATTAACAGCTTGGTTTGTATTGATTATAAAAACGTTCCTTCAAACACAAATACTGCTGGAAAAACAGCTGCTGCGGCAGAAATTGCTCCGGCATTATTGAATCTGCAAAGTTTGCCGGGCGCTGCTGGCTGTGTTTTATTAGATTTTGACGGATATTATATGCCGGCAGGAAATCTTTGGAACAACGGAAATGCCATTAATGCAGCTCCTTCAGGAATGAGCGATGCAGCCGTACAACAACATTGGGAAGTAGTTTCAGAAGATTATCGTCCGTTTAATTTGAATGTAACCACAAGCGAATCCGTTTTTAATTCTTATCCAAAAAACAGAAGAATGCGTGTTGTAGTTACGCCAACAAATACTGCAGCTCCAGGCGCAGGAGGTGTTGCGTATATTGGTTCTTTTAACTGGGATAATGACGTTCCTTGCTGGGTATTTATCACTTCTGGAAAATCGGGTGGAGATGCTTCTTCTCACGAAGTTGGACATACTTTTGATTTGGGTCACGACGGACGTACAAATCCTGCTGAAGATTATTTCTTAGGATTAGACGGAACTTCGTATGCGCCAATTATGGGGGCGGGTTATTACAGACCTGTTGTTCAATGGAGTAAAGGAGAATATAATTATGCTAATAATTTACAAGATGATGTTGCGATAATTGCAAGTTCTAAATTTGGAGTTGGATATCGTGGAGACGATTATGGAAATAACATTGCTTCTGCAGCAACTTTAGATTATAATGGAAGTGGTCAGATCAATCAAAAAAATGGAATTATTTCTAGTGAAGCCGATTATGATTTCTTCAGTTTTACAACCGGAGGCGGAAATGTGGTTATTAATGCGAATACGGTTTCAAGAGATGGAAACCTGCATCTTTTAATGAGATTGTACAATTCATCAGGAACAGAAATAGGAACATTTTGGAACTCTGATCCGTTTGCTTTAAATGCTACCTTAAATGCAAATCTTTCAGCAGGAAGATATTATGTAGGTGTTGACGGAACCGGAGCAGGAAATGTAGGAAGCGGCGGTTATTCGGCTTATGGTTCTATCGGAAGTTATTCGATTACAGGAACAATTCCGCCGGGAGGAAACATTAGTCCATCTACAGATGTAATTACAGTTTACAAAGATTGTAACTATACAGGTTTCTCTGGCGGATTAACAATTGGAGATTATAACTTAGCGCGTTTAAATTCTTTAGGAGTTTTAAATGATGATATTTCTTCGCTTCGAATTACTCAGGGATATCAGGCAATTTTATATCAGGATGATAATTTTACAGGAGCTTCAACAGTAATTAATTCTGATAATTCATGTTTAAATACAACATGGAATGATAAAGTAAGTTCAATCAGAGTTATTGCAAACGGTGTTACAACTTTAGGAAATCAGACTTTCTTTTTGCAAAACAGAAACAGCGGTTTATATATGGATGTTTGGAATGCAAGCATGACAAACGGAGCAGGAATTAATCAAGGCGCTCTTAATTCAGGAAACAATCAGAAATTTACATTGACTCACTTAGGAGACGGAATGTATAAGATTATTGCCAACCATAGCGGACAGTCTATGGATGTTAATAATTTTAATAAAGCGAATGGTGCGCGTGTAGAACAATATCCGTATAATGGTACTACAAATCAACAGTTTATCTTGGTTTCTACAGGAGACGGATTCTATAAAATTGTGGCCCGTCACAGCGGAAGAATTGTTGAAGTTGCCGGAGCAAGCACAGCTACCGGAGCTATTGTACAGCAATGGGACAATAACAACCAAACTTGCGGACAATGGAAATTAATTGCAACAACAACTTCACAAACATCTACTTTAATTCAGGCAGAAGATTACTCAGCAATGAGCGGAATTCAGGTTGAAGCAACAACAGATACAGGTGGAGGTTCAAACGTGGGTTACACAGAAACTGGAGATTGGCTAGCATACAATAATATTAATTTCCCAACAACAGGTTCTTATTTAATTGAATATAGAGTTGCAAGTGCCGTTACTGGCGGAAAATTATCTTCTGATTTAAACGCGGGAGCTATTTTGTTAGGAAATGTTGATATTCCAAATACGGGAGGCTGGCAAAACTGGCAGACGGTTACACAAACGGTAAACGTAAACGCAGGAACGTATAACTTCGGAATTTATATTCAAAATACAGGAATGAACATCAACTGGATTCGTATTACAAAAGTTGGAGCAGGAGCGCCAGCTGCAGTAATTGCCGAAGAAAAAATAGAAGATTCTGTTTTAAATGTATATCCAAATCCGGTTTCAGAAACGTTGTTTTTTACAAATGATGTTTCGGGAGGAAATATAAAAGTTGTAGATTCTCAAACAGGTAATGTAGTTTCATCACAAAAAATCAATGATAATAGTTTAAATGTTTCGCAATTGAGACAAGGAATTTATTTTGTTGTTTTTGAAAAAGATGGAAAACAAACAATCAAACGTTTTATAAAAAAATAA
- a CDS encoding FecR family protein: MIKRIKHSLEYLIDKSSRNKTSEAEENLLTNFALSEYQKSNWDETSMGNSDEVSKNIYDGIQLRMVKKKTINPYIKYMAAASILFLAGLGFFFKTEITAEKQLAFKTSSIPKSIQLSDGSKIYLAANSSFQYPEKFEGSERKVTLLKGNAFFEVAKDKKHPFIITSGEVKTRVVGTSFHIQMSKSKCEVIVVTGKVNVTSKGQSVDLVPNEEAVFESQKLIKQMADKSFLVNWYNTDITLDQTTLKNVITILQYKYGVSFQYDNEQVLATPLTVFIKKDAALENVLDQINYITNLKFKVYGEIVKVD; the protein is encoded by the coding sequence ATGATAAAAAGAATCAAGCATAGTTTAGAATATCTAATAGATAAAAGTTCTCGAAATAAAACTTCAGAAGCAGAAGAAAATCTGCTGACTAATTTCGCTTTAAGCGAATATCAAAAATCAAATTGGGATGAAACTTCAATGGGAAATTCTGATGAAGTTTCTAAAAATATATACGATGGAATTCAGCTTCGAATGGTAAAGAAGAAAACCATCAATCCTTATATAAAATATATGGCCGCTGCCAGTATTCTTTTTCTTGCTGGTTTAGGTTTTTTCTTTAAAACTGAAATTACTGCAGAAAAACAATTAGCATTTAAAACGTCATCGATTCCCAAATCTATCCAATTAAGTGACGGCTCGAAAATTTATCTGGCAGCAAACTCATCATTTCAGTATCCTGAAAAATTCGAAGGCAGCGAAAGAAAAGTGACTTTATTAAAAGGGAATGCTTTTTTTGAAGTTGCCAAAGACAAAAAACATCCTTTTATCATTACATCGGGCGAAGTAAAAACAAGAGTTGTAGGAACTTCTTTCCACATCCAAATGTCAAAATCTAAATGCGAAGTAATTGTCGTTACCGGAAAAGTAAATGTTACTTCAAAAGGACAGAGCGTTGATTTGGTTCCGAATGAAGAAGCCGTTTTTGAATCACAAAAACTGATAAAACAAATGGCAGATAAATCATTTTTGGTCAATTGGTACAATACCGATATAACGCTGGATCAAACGACATTGAAAAATGTTATCACGATTTTACAATATAAATACGGAGTTTCATTTCAGTACGATAATGAGCAGGTATTAGCAACGCCGTTAACGGTTTTCATTAAAAAAGACGCAGCATTAGAGAATGTTTTAGATCAAATAAATTATATCACAAACCTAAAATTTAAAGTTTATGGCGAAATAGTAAAAGTGGATTAA
- a CDS encoding RNA polymerase sigma-70 factor has product MKNPEIFEKTYTDYWQKLNAFSYAMTQDKDLAQNIVQDVFIDLWERKDDLNINAIEPYLFRAVKNQIFKHYQNNRFDKTIMEDKFEDYIIDNFQSIDPEVMDLLYSLLDKLPEKRKEVLLMYKFQDMSIEQIADELGISKQTVKNQISSALKQLREGLKDLAWLAPIIFFKQNF; this is encoded by the coding sequence ATGAAGAATCCTGAAATTTTTGAAAAAACGTATACTGATTACTGGCAGAAACTCAATGCCTTTTCTTATGCAATGACTCAGGATAAAGATTTGGCACAGAACATTGTTCAGGATGTTTTTATTGATTTATGGGAACGAAAAGACGATTTAAATATCAATGCAATTGAACCTTATTTATTTCGTGCTGTAAAAAATCAGATTTTTAAACATTACCAAAATAATCGTTTTGATAAGACGATTATGGAAGACAAATTTGAGGACTACATTATCGACAATTTTCAGTCGATCGATCCTGAAGTAATGGATTTACTTTATTCCTTATTAGACAAACTTCCGGAAAAAAGAAAAGAAGTTTTATTAATGTATAAATTTCAGGATATGTCAATTGAGCAAATTGCAGATGAACTTGGAATTTCAAAACAAACGGTGAAAAACCAAATTTCATCGGCATTAAAACAATTGCGTGAAGGCTTGAAAGACTTGGCCTGGCTGGCTCCAATCATCTTTTTTAAACAAAATTTTTAA